One Burkholderia pyrrocinia DNA segment encodes these proteins:
- a CDS encoding OpgC domain-containing protein yields MSLSMPPSATVQPSRSGRLIEVDFFRGLVLLMIVVDHIGASVLSRVTLHAFALCDAAEVFVFLGGFATASAYGAIAERHGARAAQRRFVRRAMQIYRAFLATSTLMLVVSAVLDHYGIDAPNLALDDVSVMLASPLTGLAELLTFQRQPYLASVLPMYVLFALASPALVPCARRHPWLLVAFSVASWLAAGWLGPELLDTDGFRWSFNPFAWQLMFVAGVLARCQPFYRSVALGRWGAEATGVACAVVLGCASYKLFSGLPLPEGVLKRDLALPRVVSFAAIAWLMADCVRYGWIARIAQAVRPVVAVGQRGLICFVAGAAISLVIDSLLHPVAHSADLRHVGVGLVADACALGLMMAVAGSGTWIARWRSAAA; encoded by the coding sequence ATGTCGTTGAGCATGCCGCCTTCCGCCACGGTTCAGCCGTCGCGCAGCGGCCGCCTGATCGAAGTCGATTTCTTCCGCGGGCTTGTGCTGTTGATGATCGTCGTCGATCACATCGGCGCGAGCGTGCTGTCGCGCGTGACGCTGCACGCGTTCGCGCTGTGCGACGCGGCCGAAGTGTTCGTCTTCCTCGGCGGCTTCGCGACCGCGAGCGCGTACGGCGCGATCGCCGAACGGCACGGTGCGCGTGCCGCGCAGCGCCGGTTCGTGCGCCGCGCGATGCAGATCTACCGCGCGTTTCTCGCGACGTCGACGCTGATGCTCGTCGTGTCGGCCGTGCTCGATCACTACGGGATCGATGCGCCGAACCTCGCGCTCGACGACGTCAGCGTGATGCTCGCGTCGCCGCTCACGGGCCTCGCCGAATTGCTGACGTTCCAGCGCCAGCCGTATCTCGCGTCGGTGCTGCCGATGTATGTGCTGTTCGCGCTCGCGTCGCCGGCGCTCGTGCCGTGCGCGCGCCGCCATCCGTGGCTGCTGGTCGCGTTCAGCGTCGCGTCGTGGCTGGCGGCGGGCTGGCTCGGCCCCGAACTGCTGGACACCGACGGCTTCCGCTGGAGCTTCAACCCGTTCGCATGGCAACTGATGTTCGTCGCCGGCGTGCTGGCGCGCTGTCAGCCGTTCTACCGAAGCGTCGCGCTCGGGCGGTGGGGCGCCGAGGCGACCGGCGTCGCGTGCGCGGTCGTGCTCGGCTGTGCGAGCTACAAGCTGTTCTCGGGGCTGCCGCTGCCCGAAGGCGTGCTCAAGCGCGATCTCGCGCTGCCGCGCGTCGTGAGTTTCGCGGCCATCGCGTGGCTGATGGCCGATTGCGTGCGCTACGGCTGGATCGCGCGGATCGCGCAGGCCGTGCGCCCCGTCGTCGCCGTCGGCCAGCGCGGGCTGATCTGCTTCGTCGCGGGGGCGGCGATCTCGCTCGTAATCGATTCGCTGCTGCACCCGGTCGCGCACAGCGCGGATCTGCGGCATGTCGGCGTGGGCCTCGTGGCCGACGCATGCGCGCTCGGGCTGATGATGGCCGTGGCCGGTTCGGGAACGTGGATCGCGCGATGGCGAAGCGCGGCCGCGTGA